In the genome of Vanacampus margaritifer isolate UIUO_Vmar chromosome 1, RoL_Vmar_1.0, whole genome shotgun sequence, one region contains:
- the LOC144037739 gene encoding synaptotagmin-2-like isoform X2, translated as MTKWNLFKHQTTPMVAAKPTGASALTVTPAPVALVSADNSTEPVSKNDAFDEIKNKFLNEIDKIPLPSWAIIAIAVVAALLILTCCFCIVKKCCCKKKKNKKGKKGKGDMGMKNLKGGEDDDDEEDDVEPGLTGDEKEEEVKEKEKLGKLQYSIDYDFQENKLTVGILQAADLLSMDSGGTSDPYVKVFVLPDKKKKFDTKVHKKTLNPVFNETFIFKIPFQEMGGKTLTMSVYDFDRFSKHDVIGEIKIPMNTLDLAKPIEEWRDLDSADQEEPEKLGDICISLRYVPTAGKLTICILEAKNLKKMDVGGLSDPYVKINLLQNGKRLKKKKTTVKKNTLNPYYNESFSFEIPLEQMQKIQAVITVLDYDKIGKNDAIGKIWVGSKGTGAGLKHWSDMLANPRRPIAQWHPLQPEEEVDGALAALAAKK; from the exons ATGACTAAGTGGAACTTGTTCAAGCACCAGACAACACCCATGGTCGCTGCCAAGCCAACAGGGGCCAGTGCCTTGACTGTGACTCCTGCCCCTGTCGCACTCGTCTCTGCAGACAACTCCACCGAGCCAGTCAGCAAGAACGATGCCTTTGACGAGATCAAAAACAAGTTTCTGAATGAAATCGATAAGATCCCAC TGCCATCCTGGGCCATCATTGCCATTGCTGTGGTCGCTGCTTTACTCATTCTAACGTGCTGCTTCTGCATCGTCAAGAAATGTTgttgcaagaagaagaagaacaagaagggCAAGAAAGGAAAGGGTGACATGGGGATGAAGAACCTCAAAGGAGGAGAG GACGATGACGACGAGGAAGACGATGTTGAGCCTGGACTGACCGGAGATGAGAAAGAAGAGGAGGTGAAGGAGAAAGAGAAGCTTGGAAAGCTGCAGTACTCCATTGATTATGACTTCCAGGAGAACAAG CTGACTGTGGGAATCCTGCAAGCTGCTGATCTCCTCTCCATGGACAGCGGTGGCACCTCTGACCCGTACGTTAAGGTCTTTGTCCTACccgacaagaagaagaagtttgACACAAAGGTTCACAAGAAAACCCTTAACCCAGTCTTCAATGAGACTTTTATCTTCAAG ATTCCATTCCAAGAAATGGGAGGAAAGACCCTGACCATGTCTGTTTATGACTTTGACCGCTTCTCAAAACATGACGTCATCGGCGAGATTAAAATACCCATGAACACCCTTGACTTGGCAAAGCCGATTGAGGAGTGGCGAGATTTAGACAGCGCGGACCAAGAAGAG CCGGAGAAGCTGGGTGACATTTGCATCTCTCTTCGTTATGTACCAACTGCTGGAAAACTCACAATCTGCATTCTGGaggccaagaacctgaagaaaatGGACGTGGGGGGTCTTTCAG ATCCCTATGTGAAGATTAACCTGCTGCAGAATGGGAAGaggctgaagaagaagaaaacgacAGTTAAAAAGAATACATTGAATCCTTACTACAACGAGTCGTTCAGCTTTGAGATTCCTCTAGAGCAAATGCAG AAAATCCAAGCTGTGATCACAGTGCTGGACTACGACAAGATTGGCAAAAACGATGCTATCGGGAAGATCTGGGTGGGTAGCAAGGGCACAGGGGCCGGGCTGAAACACTGGTCCGACATGTTGGCCAACCCCCGACGTCCCATTGCCCAGTGGCATCCACTGCAGCCAGAGGAGGAAGTGGATGGTGCCCTCGCAGCCCTGGCTGCCAAGAAGTAA
- the LOC144037739 gene encoding synaptotagmin-2-like isoform X1, giving the protein MTKWNLFKHQTTPMVAAKPTGASALTVTPAPVALVSADNSTEPVSKNDAFDEIKNKFLNEIDKIPLPSWAIIAIAVVAALLILTCCFCIVKKCCCKKKKNKKGKKGKGDMGMKNLKGGEKQQDDDDEEDDVEPGLTGDEKEEEVKEKEKLGKLQYSIDYDFQENKLTVGILQAADLLSMDSGGTSDPYVKVFVLPDKKKKFDTKVHKKTLNPVFNETFIFKIPFQEMGGKTLTMSVYDFDRFSKHDVIGEIKIPMNTLDLAKPIEEWRDLDSADQEEPEKLGDICISLRYVPTAGKLTICILEAKNLKKMDVGGLSDPYVKINLLQNGKRLKKKKTTVKKNTLNPYYNESFSFEIPLEQMQKIQAVITVLDYDKIGKNDAIGKIWVGSKGTGAGLKHWSDMLANPRRPIAQWHPLQPEEEVDGALAALAAKK; this is encoded by the exons ATGACTAAGTGGAACTTGTTCAAGCACCAGACAACACCCATGGTCGCTGCCAAGCCAACAGGGGCCAGTGCCTTGACTGTGACTCCTGCCCCTGTCGCACTCGTCTCTGCAGACAACTCCACCGAGCCAGTCAGCAAGAACGATGCCTTTGACGAGATCAAAAACAAGTTTCTGAATGAAATCGATAAGATCCCAC TGCCATCCTGGGCCATCATTGCCATTGCTGTGGTCGCTGCTTTACTCATTCTAACGTGCTGCTTCTGCATCGTCAAGAAATGTTgttgcaagaagaagaagaacaagaagggCAAGAAAGGAAAGGGTGACATGGGGATGAAGAACCTCAAAGGAGGAGAG AAACAACAGGACGATGACGACGAGGAAGACGATGTTGAGCCTGGACTGACCGGAGATGAGAAAGAAGAGGAGGTGAAGGAGAAAGAGAAGCTTGGAAAGCTGCAGTACTCCATTGATTATGACTTCCAGGAGAACAAG CTGACTGTGGGAATCCTGCAAGCTGCTGATCTCCTCTCCATGGACAGCGGTGGCACCTCTGACCCGTACGTTAAGGTCTTTGTCCTACccgacaagaagaagaagtttgACACAAAGGTTCACAAGAAAACCCTTAACCCAGTCTTCAATGAGACTTTTATCTTCAAG ATTCCATTCCAAGAAATGGGAGGAAAGACCCTGACCATGTCTGTTTATGACTTTGACCGCTTCTCAAAACATGACGTCATCGGCGAGATTAAAATACCCATGAACACCCTTGACTTGGCAAAGCCGATTGAGGAGTGGCGAGATTTAGACAGCGCGGACCAAGAAGAG CCGGAGAAGCTGGGTGACATTTGCATCTCTCTTCGTTATGTACCAACTGCTGGAAAACTCACAATCTGCATTCTGGaggccaagaacctgaagaaaatGGACGTGGGGGGTCTTTCAG ATCCCTATGTGAAGATTAACCTGCTGCAGAATGGGAAGaggctgaagaagaagaaaacgacAGTTAAAAAGAATACATTGAATCCTTACTACAACGAGTCGTTCAGCTTTGAGATTCCTCTAGAGCAAATGCAG AAAATCCAAGCTGTGATCACAGTGCTGGACTACGACAAGATTGGCAAAAACGATGCTATCGGGAAGATCTGGGTGGGTAGCAAGGGCACAGGGGCCGGGCTGAAACACTGGTCCGACATGTTGGCCAACCCCCGACGTCCCATTGCCCAGTGGCATCCACTGCAGCCAGAGGAGGAAGTGGATGGTGCCCTCGCAGCCCTGGCTGCCAAGAAGTAA